The genomic DNA ACTCCTTAggacgtcacaaagacgtattttttttaatgataataattgcttGATAATCAGGATTTATCCCTCAGATAAAATATGTTGATAAAACATCTTATAAGGGACTGtctttatatattttgaagaaaatatatctctaatTAATAAATTCCCTTAAGAACAAGAAATCTTCAGGGTCCGTCGTCCCCCATAGCTATAGCGTTTCAAATTGATTTCATGGAAATTCGGGCAGATTTCTCCAACAGCAACTCAAAAGTCGCAGGAACTCTCTCATGGCGGGAAATTCCAGTTCTCTGATTGGCTGTCTCTTCCTCAACTGTGATTGGTCGTTTCTTTTGTTTACAAATTACACACTACACAGCTAACATTGTAGCCAGAATCCAGTTTATTATCCCTtcaaaaatttacatatttatttagctTACACATCAGAACAAGATCGACTATCTATTGATTTAATGAATTGatagtattttgagtttgttttcGTATAAATTGCAATTTTTTTAGTCTTAATATATTTACAATGAGTATAGACATTTTACCTCTAAccagttgaattcattcataaaatacgagatttcatgacgtcacatacaatcaCCAATCACAGCAAAGGATGAATCAGCCAAtaagacgccagatatttcccgctaaagaaACACATAAGGTAAGAGGGTTCCTTTGCCTTAGGGGCTGCTGTTGGCAAACGAGTCAAATTCACACGACGATATTTGGAGCATTTTAATCctatttcatatcttatatatacaaCAATGATATTTAAGATCCATTTTATCACTAAATGGTAGTTTTGGGTTTGTTTCAATAAAATTTATAGCTTTTAAATCATCATTTATCTGAAATATGTATTTCACAAAATACGATTGCATGACGTCATACACAAcagccaatcacagcagaggacgaatcagccaatgagatgaCAGATATTTCCCTCTAAAATGCATAAGGAGAAAACGAATCAAATTCAcacaatgatataaaatattaattttattactaactttgttttgaatttttttctacATAAAAGTTATGATTTTTAAGTTGTAATTTATCCGAAATATGTAAGTATAGTGTTGGTATTAAATCTTACAATGACGTATTTCATGATAATGATTTGGTAATGATCTGTTCAATTatattatacttgaaatgtaacaaaataggaACAAAAGTcctgtaatgataatagtaactcaATACTCAATACTtaactcaaaccagcaaacagaaatAATCAGTCATTTAGACCAGCTGCAAAATTCATCCTGCTCATTATGACGTTACAGAGACTTATTTTGTCAATTTAGATTATTTTAGTAATTAGAAATTGTCCCTctaataaaatatgttataaatacattctataagggactgtttttatatatttttaagaaaatatatctttaattccaTCCATTAAAGACGAAAAAATCTTCAGCTTCGTCCCCAATAGCAAGAGCGTTTAAATACGAGTTTATAGAAGGGTAGGTTTCTTGAACAGCAAGTCATAAGTccccatgactctctctctctctctctctctctctctctctctctctctctctctctctctcagtgctaaaTTCCAGTCTTCCGACTGGCTAtgtcttcctcagctgtgattaattgttgccttcgcttactacagcttcacagacaaacacacgcacgtcTAATATCGTAGCCAGAATATAGTCAAGTATTTCTTCTTATATGTCGTATTTATTTACCTTAGACCATTTAATAAGATCAATTATCTATTTGTTATTAATTGATTATCATTTTAAGCTTATTTCCACGGAAAActgtaatttttaagtaataatttATCTGCAATAAGTATAGGTTTTTCACTACTACCCagctaaattcattcataaaaatactatTGTATGACGTCACACACAATctccaatcacagcagaggacgatgACGTCacatatacaaccaccaatcagagctgagaaTGAATCAGCCAATGGGAAGACAGATATATCCCGCTAAGGAAACGAGTAAGGTAAGAGGTTTCCTCATACTTATGGCCTGCTGTTGGTCAGCGAGTTAGATTCATACAATATATTTTGTTCAAACGCTCTAACTAAAGGatttttttcatcttaattatttttcatatgtaatataACGATATTTAAATAGCCTGAGAACATTttcttatttctcatatcttttagaTTTTCAAAGGATTATCAATTACAGACTTTCCTTTCAGTAATCacactattttcttttctttttggggtgAAAAACGCTTATATGGTTTTTgtgtcattttattatcattatttttatcatagtcaatatcattaaaattctgaatatattgtgagataaggttgagaattttgagttcataattaaagattttataataaaaatacctcaAGATAAAAGTCCAAACAGAATACACAGTAAATAGCAATGTATAGGTTATGTATAGAGATGTATGTAAAGGCAATAAATTTTTAGTCCTTCCCCTCTCCCTTCgtttaatatttatcattgtttattcTTATTCCTCCTCTTTCAATCCTTATCTTTTCCTGTATGCCAATTCTTTCGCTATAGACttgaatttcctttttatatatttgttttgttataGGCATTATTAAAACAATGATTTAGATACAGAATACAGAAGAAGTGGTcttatcaacagaaaaaaaaattacattcagaaTTTCATTTTGCCACGGCTGAAAGCAATTGGGAATAGGCTTCTTGTTTTTCTGTTTTCTCCCAGTTTTCTTTAAAAACTGACATAATTGAACTGTTATGAAAGTTAAACAtcagtaaaaataattttttaataggcctacttgtaaaattttcagtctttaacactcaatttcttaacctaacctaactttacaAAGCGCACGCCTTCGCCGGCTGAAAGCAATTGTGAATAGGACTCTTGTTTTCTTTTCAGTTCCTTTTAAAAACAATTTGGAATCATTGAACTGTTAAGAAATCAAAACATCATCGAAAATAATTTTGGAATTGGTCTACTTCTAAAATTTTCAGTCTTTAACAATGAATTTCTCAACCTAGCCTACCCTATTATAAATGAAATAGAGTCATTGAACTGTTCAGAAATCAAAACTGATTTTTTGATAAGCCTACTTGCTAAATTTCCAGTATTTAACActcaatttcttaacctaacctaacaaagtgCACGTTGTGGAGgacttatttttgctttatttttattttttgtttttgccaaatcctgtgagagagagagagagagagaaagagagagagagagagagagagagagagagagagagagagagagagattgtgttagcgagcgaaagtagttaggttaacgatcgtttgtggtgagaaagactgttggtttaaatgagattgtttgtttacattttttagttaggttacgacaggggtgaatgtttcggagcgaatgctttttttgattgactgcgtcctgagtcagttgtgtgaacgctggattatatatatatttttcgaccagcgtggaagtgttttttttgattttcaaagtaagtacagttttgtttatctttgcttgtcgtgattgtgaatgataggaacaatttattatttatctttgattatagtgcgatagttcagttagctagaagtgttcgtaagcctttttctttctttatttttggcaggccgtgattcctcctttggagagattttctttgaatgtgacagtaattgatgacgacttggctataataaggaacttggcacgactgcttggatttggataattgttgatgacctggcctgtaattaattgtgttagactgctcattcggattgaccaagcgttgatgacctggcctgttgaacaagactacgtatgatgatgatgattatgatgacaacgctcacgacccataattaattaatgcagttgtgttgacatttgtcagtgtcgcggttgctataaagttctcgttttggggcaattaaagactgttggcccttgggtggacgaaggtgtccactcagaaatatatatatattaattacgtttatgttTGGAGGAGAAGGgattttttagctttaagttttgttttccatatggttattagaatgtgttttctatatatagtaagttaagattgtagtgctaagtgtgattttttggttatggaatatggttggtgattttttagtattaagtgattgttttggtattcataaatatagttttaaggttatggtttgtgttaatgtcctttttgtctaagagtctggttaatgataaagtaaggggaaagtttgtgcagaggagacatttgtctgtttagtgtgattcaagggtgtggggcttgttcttgcaacattccgccacattattttggcgcccgaacagggactgccgaggtgggattgaagctagactcttggacaaaggactgcatttggatatgaaattagattaaggttgatgaaaatggaagagcagaacaagttactgaaggaggaattgcggctgagtaaggagcgtgaggagaggttgctaatagagaatgagaggttgaactgggagaatgcggcgatgcagaaggagcttagggagttaaaggggacagtagagagagtggaagaatgtgttgagatgaggatgcgagagaatgaagaacgaatggagaaacgaatggaagatatgatggggcaagtaatggggatgatgaaaactataatgggtgaaggtgcagtcggaggagtgtcctcagcttcgggaaatgggttggtagtggaagagaaggttaaggtaggtgataatgggaaaggaagtgatagtgatagtagtaatagtgatggtgatattaaagataagggaattaggcatagtaaggatgaacagaaaggtgagaggaaagatgaaaggaaaggtaaaagtgatgtgaagaaagggaagaaaaagtatcaggctgatagcaagggcgatcgtgaatgggtgaaagtggtaagtaagaaaaagggtaagaaaggaatggttaaggataggaatttaagtgtggaagtggattcattgtattcaaatgaggaagaaggtaacaagggagtagacagtgatgatggcagtgagaatgaacgtgatgtgtgtaagactgtgtttatgagagaggtacctcggtgtgaaaggttcaatgagcatagcagtagggacgtatatgattttttcaaggagtatgagaggtattgtcaggataagtatggtgatagtaaaagagtttgggctagggagttaggagaatatttgactgggtatttgttgacgatgtatggagtgataatgagtgtaggggacgttgattatgaaagtgtgaaacagagaataattgagcaggtaaaacgtatgaaagggagtgttaagtataagtgtaagaatgattttgatgaagcacggatgaatgcaggagaagctatatcaatgtacgtatgtaggttggaaacgttagctaggaagaagtatggggatgaaggcataaatgagaataaggagttgatgaggaagtttttggcaacagtacctgagaatgtgtgtgaatttattaatttgaaacgcaaagagaaaatgaggtggacgcaagagagattgacatgatatgatatactagagataattgaggattatgagttagataggtgcatgaaagaaagtaaatctgtgagtgtaagaactggaatggaagaaagtgtaatagaatttggtagttataaggatgcaattttgagaggaccaatgcagatagctgatcaggtaatagataggactgttagggcaagtaacggaggaactgtgcaagcaaatggtggatttaggcagggtaattggcgcaatagggataggagtgtgagtgcgcatcgaggtatgtcagatagccgtgtccgtgatgaaaagtgttataggtgtgggaaagtaggacataagaagaatgaatgtagatgggctctaggtgcttgttttggatgtggtgaggtagggcatagaattagtgagtgcaagaaagagaaagggataaaatgttatcggtgtggtatgactgggcacatagcgagtggatgtcggagtaatcgtacaaatgtgatttgcggtaattgtggtaaggatggtcattatgctagaatgtgcaaggagccacggggtaagtgtactgaa from Palaemon carinicauda isolate YSFRI2023 chromosome 34, ASM3689809v2, whole genome shotgun sequence includes the following:
- the LOC137626569 gene encoding cylicin-1-like, with amino-acid sequence MKMEEQNKLLKEELRLSKEREERLLIENERLNWENAAMQKELRELKGTVERVEECVEMRMRENEERMEKRMEDMMGQVMGMMKTIMGEGAVGGVSSASGNGLVVEEKVKVGDNGKGSDSDSSNSDGDIKDKGIRHSKDEQKGERKDERKGKSDVKKGKKKYQADSKGDREWVKVVSKKKGKKGMVKDRNLSVEVDSLYSNEEEGNKGVDSDDGSENERDVCKTVFMREVPRCERFNEHSSRDVYDFFKEYERYCQDKYGDSKRVWARELGEYLTGYLLTMYGVIMSVGDVDYESVKQRIIEQVKRMKGSVKYKCKNDFDEARMNAGEAISMYVCRLETLARKKYGDEGINENKELMRKFLATVPENVCEFINLKRKEKMRWTQERLT